In one window of Pseudobythopirellula maris DNA:
- a CDS encoding WecB/TagA/CpsF family glycosyltransferase has protein sequence MEIALDASRSEAVAEVAASSDASPGERVELFGISIDAVRIDEAVDQLTRWCSAGDGGHCRYVVTPNVNHIVQLQRNAALREAYADASLVVADGWPIVAASRRLGQSLPERVAGSDLAPAMFDRGLSDRPLKVFLLGGGAGVPQSAAENVSRQWPGVEIVGALSPSFSFTADRGEQDEAIAMINDAEPHLLVVGLGAPKQEIWLQANHRRLKARVAIAGGATIDFLAGEQTRAPRWVQRARLEWVFRIATNPRRLAGRYLHDGLRFPWIVAREAIKTHATCARVI, from the coding sequence ATGGAAATCGCACTCGACGCGTCGCGCAGTGAAGCTGTGGCGGAAGTCGCCGCTTCTAGTGATGCATCGCCCGGCGAGCGGGTGGAGCTGTTCGGCATCTCGATCGACGCGGTCCGCATCGACGAGGCGGTCGATCAACTCACGAGGTGGTGCTCAGCGGGCGACGGCGGGCATTGCCGTTACGTGGTCACGCCGAACGTGAACCACATCGTGCAGCTCCAGCGCAACGCCGCTTTGCGAGAGGCGTACGCCGATGCGAGCCTGGTGGTTGCCGATGGTTGGCCGATCGTGGCGGCTTCGCGACGCCTGGGTCAAAGCCTTCCAGAACGTGTGGCGGGATCGGACCTGGCGCCCGCCATGTTCGATCGCGGCCTGTCCGACCGCCCGCTGAAAGTGTTCCTGCTGGGGGGAGGGGCGGGGGTTCCCCAGAGCGCTGCCGAGAACGTCTCTCGGCAGTGGCCCGGCGTAGAGATCGTCGGAGCGCTGAGCCCCTCTTTCTCGTTCACCGCGGACCGCGGAGAGCAGGACGAGGCGATCGCCATGATCAACGACGCCGAACCGCATCTGTTGGTGGTCGGTCTGGGGGCGCCGAAGCAAGAGATCTGGCTGCAAGCCAATCACCGGCGTCTGAAGGCTCGGGTCGCAATCGCCGGCGGCGCCACGATCGACTTCCTGGCGGGCGAGCAGACCCGCGCCCCGCGTTGGGTGCAGCGGGCCCGGCTGGAGTGGGTGTTCCGCATCGCCACCAACCCACGCCGCTTGGCGGGCCGCTACCTGCACGACGGCCTGCGCTTCCCTTGGATTGTCGCCCGAGAGGCGATCAAGACGCACGCGACCTGCGCCCGTGTGATTTGA
- a CDS encoding sugar transferase produces the protein MLTYERAKSNTDDLASEGLGQGGLPPHASAEPDPVACSQKPSPCDAAAVALQDSVEPSSSGAESVRRIRRLLTSETGAAAIRLPAVHYSEAAPTEAAGEPWSVIAAFEFFGKRAIDIAGSAFGLLVSSPLWALLWVVNRAFGDGPLLYTHNRVGKDGMIFRCYKFRTMVASADRMKTELATDNEHADPRTFKIRRDPRITPVGWWLRKFSLDELPQLLNILNGDMSLVGPRPPLPAEVELYSEEDWRRLAVKPGLTCIWQVSGRSNLPFERQLEMDLEYIQKQSLWFDLMLILRTVPAVLSCKGAY, from the coding sequence GTGCTGACCTACGAACGCGCGAAGTCCAACACGGATGACCTGGCTTCCGAAGGCTTGGGGCAAGGCGGCTTGCCGCCGCACGCCAGCGCCGAGCCAGACCCCGTCGCCTGCTCGCAAAAGCCGAGCCCCTGCGACGCTGCGGCGGTGGCGCTTCAAGACAGCGTCGAGCCGTCCAGCAGTGGCGCCGAGAGCGTGCGGCGGATCCGCCGGTTGCTCACCAGCGAGACAGGCGCGGCGGCGATCCGTTTGCCGGCTGTGCACTACTCTGAGGCGGCCCCTACCGAAGCGGCCGGCGAGCCGTGGTCGGTGATCGCGGCCTTCGAGTTCTTCGGCAAGCGAGCGATTGACATCGCTGGCTCCGCCTTCGGCTTGCTTGTCTCGTCGCCCCTGTGGGCGTTGCTGTGGGTGGTTAACCGCGCGTTCGGAGATGGCCCGCTGCTCTACACCCACAACCGCGTGGGCAAGGACGGCATGATCTTCCGCTGCTACAAGTTCCGCACCATGGTGGCGTCGGCGGACCGCATGAAGACAGAACTTGCCACGGACAACGAGCACGCGGACCCACGCACGTTCAAGATCCGCCGCGACCCGCGCATCACCCCGGTGGGTTGGTGGCTCAGGAAGTTCAGCCTCGACGAGTTACCCCAACTGTTGAACATTCTCAATGGCGACATGAGCCTGGTCGGACCGCGGCCGCCGCTGCCCGCCGAGGTGGAGCTCTACTCGGAAGAGGACTGGCGCCGGTTGGCTGTCAAACCGGGTCTGACATGCATCTGGCAGGTCTCGGGCCGGAGCAATCTCCCGTTCGAGCGGCAGTTGGAAATGGACCTGGAGTACATCCAGAAGCAGAGCCTCTGGTTCGACCTTATGCTCATCCTGCGGACCGTGCCGGCGGTGCTGAGCTGCAAAGGCGCTTACTGA
- a CDS encoding glycosyltransferase family 4 protein: MRRPCVFYMAGPGDVIGTYKHWRAGRDDPSQVSVAYSHQFYDVCRQHGYEGMVVSYCSRIDKLREAEFEIEHRPIPFQHRSGGLFHLGRYLFNLSLAWTAIRRRADVAVLMTGSHLAPFWLLRLAGVRVVMTQHCVLWPKLVGPRGVWKVVHAVDRLFFQRGCDAMLSISHDVTEQIDTLTRGKRPQITPFLPNYRRSCFAGARSADWDDEPFRVLFVGRVEEDKGALELVALAELARQRIDRRVVFDVAGDGGAMEELRRRIDAAGLREDVVLHGYCPCDRLESLYAGSHAVLAPTQAGMVEGFNKVVAEAILALRPIVTSEVCPALEVVREAAIEVESNDVEGYFDAIARLAADRELYARKTDACPAYREPFYDTDRSWAAAVGAVLRRLTKPLEAEPQAKVEAGHEGLASVESASG, translated from the coding sequence ATGAGGCGGCCGTGTGTTTTTTACATGGCGGGTCCGGGCGATGTGATCGGCACCTACAAGCATTGGCGCGCAGGCCGCGACGATCCTTCCCAGGTTTCGGTCGCCTACTCGCACCAGTTTTACGACGTCTGCCGCCAACACGGCTACGAGGGGATGGTGGTCTCGTACTGCTCACGCATCGACAAGCTGCGCGAGGCGGAGTTTGAGATCGAACACCGGCCGATCCCGTTTCAGCATCGCTCCGGCGGGTTGTTCCACCTCGGCCGGTATCTGTTCAATCTGTCGCTGGCTTGGACCGCGATCCGCCGACGCGCCGACGTGGCGGTGCTGATGACAGGTTCGCACCTGGCGCCGTTCTGGTTGCTTCGCCTGGCGGGGGTGCGGGTCGTCATGACGCAGCACTGCGTTTTGTGGCCCAAGCTCGTCGGGCCTCGCGGAGTGTGGAAGGTTGTGCACGCGGTCGACCGCCTCTTCTTCCAGCGCGGTTGCGACGCCATGCTTTCGATCTCTCACGACGTGACCGAGCAGATCGACACGCTGACCCGTGGCAAGCGGCCGCAGATCACCCCGTTCCTGCCCAACTACCGCCGCTCGTGTTTCGCGGGCGCCCGCTCCGCCGACTGGGATGACGAGCCTTTTCGCGTACTCTTCGTCGGCCGGGTCGAGGAGGACAAGGGGGCATTGGAGCTTGTCGCCCTCGCCGAGTTGGCCCGCCAGCGTATCGACCGTCGCGTTGTGTTCGATGTCGCGGGCGACGGGGGCGCCATGGAAGAACTCCGCAGACGAATCGACGCCGCAGGCTTGAGGGAAGATGTCGTGCTGCACGGGTACTGCCCGTGTGATCGACTCGAATCGCTCTACGCCGGCAGCCACGCCGTGTTGGCGCCAACCCAAGCGGGCATGGTCGAGGGGTTCAACAAAGTGGTAGCCGAAGCGATCCTCGCGCTGCGGCCGATCGTCACGTCCGAGGTTTGCCCGGCGCTCGAGGTGGTGCGTGAGGCCGCGATCGAGGTCGAGAGCAACGACGTGGAGGGCTACTTCGATGCGATCGCCCGGTTGGCGGCCGACCGCGAACTCTACGCCCGCAAGACCGACGCGTGCCCCGCCTACCGCGAGCCCTTCTACGACACCGACCGCAGTTGGGCGGCGGCGGTCGGCGCTGTGCTGCGGCGGCTTACCAAGCCGCTCGAGGCTGAACCGCAGGCTAAGGTCGAAGCCGGTCACGAAGGCCTTGCGTCGGTCGAGTCGGCCAGCGGTTGA
- a CDS encoding glycosyltransferase family 2 protein has protein sequence MSNQPLTDPPSLLLITWNRHAYAAPTIARLLEDPSDFRLYLWDNDSRDGVRDLITGLQDPRIVERHLHHENVGQFEPWRWFLEASSGDVLGKIDDDVLLPAGWTQQFTPLLREDDRAGMLGCWIFMPEDWDASAADQNSVEVAGNAVLRMTSIAGHSFLAQRDTLERYTYTEARGHGLPVDRIQMSLDGYVSGVPLPPQFAHNMDDPRSPHFHREHGAMGQSSLTARCLELGDEKRFGEWIAGDASFRLRTPYEAQMRRLERRRRLDDRTGLRARIERKLLRMTRKW, from the coding sequence ATGAGCAACCAGCCGCTGACAGACCCACCGTCGCTCCTGCTGATCACTTGGAACCGCCACGCCTACGCGGCCCCAACGATCGCACGGCTGCTGGAAGACCCTTCAGACTTCCGGCTCTACCTGTGGGACAACGACTCACGCGATGGTGTCCGCGATCTGATTACGGGGCTGCAGGACCCACGCATCGTGGAGCGTCATCTCCACCACGAGAATGTCGGGCAGTTCGAGCCTTGGCGGTGGTTTCTCGAAGCGTCAAGCGGCGACGTGCTGGGCAAGATCGACGACGACGTCTTGTTGCCCGCCGGTTGGACTCAGCAGTTCACTCCGCTCCTCCGAGAAGACGACCGTGCCGGCATGCTCGGCTGTTGGATCTTCATGCCGGAGGACTGGGACGCGTCCGCAGCCGATCAGAACAGCGTCGAGGTGGCTGGCAACGCGGTACTCAGGATGACCTCGATCGCGGGGCACTCTTTCCTTGCCCAGCGAGATACCCTCGAGAGGTACACCTATACCGAGGCGCGGGGCCACGGCTTGCCGGTCGACCGCATCCAGATGTCCCTCGACGGGTACGTGAGTGGCGTGCCGCTCCCGCCGCAGTTTGCCCACAACATGGACGACCCCCGATCGCCCCACTTCCACCGGGAGCACGGCGCCATGGGGCAATCGTCGCTGACCGCACGCTGCCTGGAGCTCGGCGACGAGAAACGCTTTGGCGAGTGGATCGCCGGCGACGCCAGCTTCCGTTTGCGCACGCCGTACGAGGCTCAGATGCGTCGGCTTGAGCGCCGCCGTCGTCTCGACGACCGCACCGGTTTGAGGGCGAGGATCGAGCGTAAGCTCCTCCGCATGACGAGGAAGTGGTGA
- a CDS encoding polysaccharide pyruvyl transferase family protein: protein MSPRSLNIALWGWYQAGNYGDDLMALMVAGALRDHGHRVTLFAESRLAQEAGGVATTRSLNELLHGADLCVVGGGGLLINGAACETSAGELAGAAARHNVPLWLTSVGADGVGAIDWDSMPGRRALLESPHLLGGTIRTRMEDRLLESRGLRYYPDIVLRAGSSLGIERRPTGRATIGINVPPWGRGRMLAKTLLDVARTTGAFDVACLQTAHPDYPATHGHELVEPLVGMGARKVQFESVRGFLEEVATMSAIVSFKLHLGVSALSMGTPFIGFGGGPKVQSFFQALGASSCYYGCRGRDVAAVLTKLAAHAAAPQRLKPSLKPRGAYVAIEQAKGHFDEMHKAIDRVAETRPVCEGVAR from the coding sequence ATGAGCCCTCGCTCGCTCAACATCGCCCTGTGGGGCTGGTACCAAGCCGGCAATTACGGCGACGACTTGATGGCGTTGATGGTGGCTGGCGCGCTTCGCGACCACGGCCACCGGGTCACACTTTTTGCCGAATCACGTTTGGCCCAAGAGGCCGGCGGCGTCGCTACAACACGGTCGCTCAATGAGCTGCTGCACGGAGCGGACCTTTGCGTAGTCGGCGGCGGCGGATTGCTAATCAATGGCGCCGCGTGCGAAACATCGGCAGGCGAGCTGGCGGGAGCGGCGGCCCGACACAACGTACCGCTTTGGCTGACATCGGTTGGCGCCGATGGCGTCGGCGCCATCGACTGGGACTCGATGCCGGGTCGACGCGCTTTGCTCGAGAGCCCGCACTTGCTGGGAGGCACGATTCGCACCCGGATGGAAGATCGCCTGCTCGAGTCTCGGGGCTTGCGGTACTATCCCGATATTGTGCTGAGGGCCGGCAGCAGCCTGGGGATCGAGCGACGCCCGACAGGGAGAGCCACGATCGGGATCAACGTGCCTCCGTGGGGAAGAGGGCGGATGCTGGCCAAAACGCTGCTGGACGTCGCCCGCACGACCGGCGCCTTCGATGTCGCCTGCTTGCAAACGGCCCACCCGGACTACCCCGCAACGCACGGCCACGAGTTGGTCGAGCCGCTGGTAGGTATGGGCGCACGCAAGGTGCAGTTCGAATCGGTCCGTGGTTTTCTTGAAGAGGTGGCCACGATGTCGGCCATCGTTTCTTTTAAGCTCCACTTAGGGGTTTCTGCGTTGTCGATGGGGACGCCATTCATTGGCTTCGGCGGCGGCCCCAAAGTGCAGTCGTTCTTCCAGGCGTTGGGGGCTTCGTCCTGTTACTACGGCTGTCGCGGACGCGATGTCGCCGCGGTGCTGACTAAGCTTGCGGCCCACGCCGCCGCGCCTCAGCGTCTCAAGCCGAGCCTGAAGCCCAGGGGCGCCTACGTTGCGATCGAACAGGCCAAAGGGCACTTCGACGAGATGCACAAGGCGATCGATCGTGTCGCCGAAACTCGCCCCGTGTGCGAAGGGGTGGCGCGATGA
- a CDS encoding oligosaccharide flippase family protein: protein MSLIAQPADAPLRESVAATASEENAGKAASAPAHDPMGSLVKRGVMTIVGSYGLGQMLRLASNLVVTRLLFPEAFAQMALLSVFVQGLQMFSDLGVGASLIHSKKIYSLEFRCTAWTLQVIRGVGLWGIACLIAYPVAWFYRDPQLAYFLPVLGLAPLASGFKPTKYYVANRQLSMVRITAVDLTAQLLSIICLVTLAWLWRSTWALVAGGVVNALAVVLLSSIWLPGKQDAFCWHRQSVSELVGFGRWIFVATAFFFLARFLDRLMVPSVCGMEALAFYAMARLFTDAVSSLVSSIGQRVMFPAYVMARDRGGELADTYGKFSVLITLLLAAPLLLALLADPLIRLLYDPRYYETADILRILAFAACFEVLQSSRGGILLSVGNSKSVAVVNLTRAVVTAVAAPLIAARCGIEGFCVGVTIGSACSYLVQGWMIDSAVGRLDRRKETWALGGVLLVSLIVSLNAMAIG, encoded by the coding sequence ATGAGTCTCATCGCTCAGCCCGCCGATGCGCCCCTGCGAGAGAGTGTCGCTGCGACGGCCTCTGAAGAGAACGCCGGGAAGGCCGCGAGCGCTCCTGCCCACGACCCGATGGGGTCTTTGGTCAAGCGTGGCGTGATGACGATCGTCGGGTCGTACGGACTCGGCCAGATGTTGAGGCTCGCCTCGAATCTTGTCGTCACTCGGTTGTTGTTCCCCGAGGCGTTCGCACAAATGGCATTGCTGTCGGTGTTTGTGCAGGGGCTCCAGATGTTTTCGGATCTGGGAGTGGGCGCTTCGCTGATTCATAGCAAGAAGATTTATAGCCTCGAGTTCCGCTGCACGGCTTGGACGTTGCAGGTGATACGCGGCGTTGGGTTGTGGGGGATCGCTTGCCTGATCGCCTACCCGGTGGCGTGGTTCTACCGGGATCCGCAACTAGCCTACTTCCTGCCCGTGCTGGGACTGGCGCCGCTCGCCTCGGGGTTCAAGCCGACGAAGTACTATGTCGCCAATCGGCAACTATCGATGGTCAGGATCACAGCGGTCGATTTGACGGCGCAGCTCTTGTCGATCATCTGTCTCGTCACGCTCGCGTGGCTGTGGAGATCGACATGGGCGTTGGTGGCTGGTGGTGTGGTCAACGCTCTCGCGGTCGTGCTGCTCTCCAGCATCTGGCTGCCTGGGAAGCAGGATGCTTTTTGCTGGCATCGTCAGTCCGTATCCGAGCTGGTTGGCTTTGGGAGATGGATTTTCGTCGCGACCGCTTTCTTCTTTCTCGCCCGCTTTCTCGACCGGTTGATGGTCCCTAGCGTTTGTGGCATGGAGGCCTTGGCGTTCTACGCGATGGCACGGCTCTTCACGGACGCTGTTAGCTCGCTCGTGTCGTCGATCGGCCAGCGGGTGATGTTCCCCGCCTACGTGATGGCGCGTGATCGTGGCGGTGAGTTGGCGGACACCTACGGCAAGTTCTCGGTCTTGATCACTTTGCTCCTGGCGGCGCCTCTCTTGCTAGCGTTGTTGGCCGATCCCCTCATCCGCTTGCTGTACGACCCCCGGTACTACGAGACCGCCGATATCCTACGCATCCTGGCGTTCGCCGCTTGCTTCGAGGTGCTCCAGTCTTCACGAGGCGGCATTCTGCTCTCGGTCGGGAACTCGAAATCAGTGGCTGTCGTGAACCTGACACGCGCCGTGGTCACCGCAGTCGCGGCGCCACTGATCGCCGCGAGATGCGGTATCGAGGGTTTCTGTGTTGGGGTCACGATCGGCTCGGCGTGCAGCTACTTGGTGCAGGGCTGGATGATCGACTCCGCGGTGGGGAGGCTCGACCGCCGCAAAGAGACCTGGGCCTTGGGTGGCGTGCTGCTGGTTTCATTAATCGTTTCACTCAACGCAATGGCTATCGGATGA
- a CDS encoding collagen-binding domain-containing protein yields MRTERQRGIGGDINANINLNQAGNHVALGGANRGDVNGGPVIVAGTPDVSDLIAELVAESAASAAMAGNSSADTPHQNATIFDAAPDSAGGPFSSKLHRFVRQHQRRFGLNAHGVEEIIINIAGDGELDNNYGGSFTNASNDLISSIIRIFYDATLLTSNRLVWSSLLAPWTVVTLNQNLAGSLAAKSLVQRAEAFFPTAMVSSPLPVIPGPSMLLVFAGLGAAAISSKR; encoded by the coding sequence TTGAGAACAGAAAGGCAGCGCGGGATCGGCGGCGACATCAACGCCAATATCAATCTCAACCAAGCCGGCAACCACGTCGCCCTCGGCGGCGCGAATCGCGGGGATGTCAACGGCGGCCCGGTGATCGTCGCCGGAACGCCCGACGTTAGCGATTTGATCGCCGAACTCGTCGCCGAGTCGGCGGCCTCCGCAGCGATGGCGGGGAACAGTTCGGCCGACACCCCGCACCAGAACGCCACGATCTTCGACGCCGCTCCCGATTCGGCCGGCGGGCCTTTTTCATCTAAACTTCATCGATTTGTTCGGCAACACCAACGCAGATTCGGGCTCAACGCCCACGGCGTGGAAGAGATCATCATCAACATCGCGGGGGATGGCGAGTTGGACAACAATTATGGCGGCTCGTTCACAAACGCGTCCAATGATTTGATCTCGTCGATCATTCGGATTTTCTACGACGCGACATTGCTCACCTCTAATCGGCTGGTGTGGAGCTCGCTGCTGGCGCCTTGGACCGTGGTGACTCTGAATCAAAACCTCGCAGGCAGCCTCGCGGCTAAATCGCTTGTGCAGCGGGCCGAAGCCTTTTTCCCGACAGCGATGGTCTCTTCTCCCCTGCCGGTCATCCCTGGCCCCTCGATGCTGCTGGTCTTCGCCGGACTCGGGGCGGCGGCGATTTCTAGCAAGAGGTAA
- a CDS encoding GNAT family N-acetyltransferase, whose protein sequence is MGSLAIDRNYLGQKPGRGLLADAVWRVAQSEVAAYAIVVDAIDNNAARFYKHFGFLKLGRDPRTLFLPLNTAVKKLGGKVT, encoded by the coding sequence CTGGGAAGCTTGGCCATCGACCGGAATTACCTGGGCCAGAAACCGGGAAGAGGTCTGCTGGCGGACGCCGTCTGGCGGGTCGCCCAATCTGAGGTCGCCGCGTACGCGATCGTCGTGGACGCCATAGACAACAACGCCGCCCGGTTCTACAAGCACTTCGGCTTCCTCAAGCTCGGGCGGGATCCGAGGACACTGTTCTTGCCGCTGAACACAGCGGTCAAGAAGCTCGGCGGAAAAGTCACTTGA